One Micromonospora sp. WMMD812 genomic window carries:
- a CDS encoding phosphodiester glycosidase family protein — protein MRSQVLNPRRVMPLVGALAAAATLMAFPAAAEAHPRQPDAPVVTGGLPLVNTSEKIGPGIGLQHVKALDQSGWYDAQFLTVDLSNSAVSTDLLTAGPVASGGPLSVAANKASAVAGVNGEFFDIGNSNAALGGEIQNGQLLKTADIGGRQHVGVSQDGIAQLVDLAVDSNANFAGADHKVLSINAANGGGVPVDGLVAFTAGWGTYSRNRGFTGVDVSRIAEVVVSGGKVVAVAPTGPAGAGAIPQDGFALVGRDAAATALRALQPGDPVTLTYAPSNDVTKTMKFALGNGGTIVSGGKVAPGLDTAIAPRTALGFKDGGRTLVLATWDGPGGTGKGGVGIDKEARDLAALGVETAVNLDGGGSTTMVARALGTTEATVRNVPSDGHERNDPNGVGVFVTPGDGKLHQLLVKPAAGATSSDGGAKVFPGLRRTLVAQGLDDHETPVAVKPESVRWHAGGASVKSGVLQAPSRASGSISVTAAVGRTDASAKIEVLGKLDSVELSAGRLSIADVTPDAAATVGVTGRDDQGYTAPIDPTDLTLDYDHSVVDVQPSAGKLKITPLKAAGTILTISVAGKSAQLPITVGVQTVSAYDFNDDVLARWRNNSTAATTFAKDPDGLRIDFAAMRNVGIAATSVANRVAVPGQPLRVRVRIKSSIAVPNGLTYLGYSDANGKGSGVYGTALVASDDWQYATFTLPANTAFPIAISGFQGINTSVPQQRAGTFLLNRIEADVPSSIDLPEQPELQPDRLVSPDGSLERGFGTWTFASLSDVQFTADNPNLTQVATAALQRIRQTNPDLVILNGDITDRGLPQDLALARQVLTDAGCDLIPVGQEPAEYSTPGPRTGKVPCYYVPGNHESYGLNNTQSDLSAFKAEFGQPYRTFDHKGTRFILLASSLGTLRGTAWDQLPMMQKALDDAKRDPSVRNVVVAAHHPVDDPAETKASQLGDRDEAALVEKLLTDFRDSSRKGAVMFGSHAQIANVHRVDGVPYVVLPSSGKDPYGTPDRGGFTGWVNWSVNSLRNAEQQWLEADVRAFAQSITLNAPEALEVDKTAQLSGSIVQPQGVSTGSRVVPLRYPMSVHWSGSSSLAIGTGAEAVAGARRAGKVAILDPQTRTLTALRRGSVTVTVTNDSMRQYTDSASLAPITTSKTIQVGPPAPAGPKFSAETPVFTAQPVGTFGQVRKITVTNAGDQPLRIFSTDIEAASPDLRDTFDRDRDIFRIDRDQCSGRSIAPGGTCVVSVRFTPKQPDVTSTASLAFRTNTAERRASVTLTGTSTKPQWSWGSDGPAWYPSLTGLPWSD, from the coding sequence GTGAGATCGCAAGTCCTGAACCCCAGGCGGGTGATGCCGCTGGTGGGCGCACTCGCCGCAGCGGCCACGCTGATGGCGTTTCCGGCGGCCGCGGAGGCCCACCCGCGTCAGCCGGACGCACCGGTCGTCACCGGCGGCCTTCCGTTGGTCAACACGAGTGAGAAGATCGGCCCCGGAATCGGCCTTCAACACGTGAAGGCCTTGGACCAGAGTGGCTGGTACGACGCGCAGTTCCTGACCGTGGACCTTTCGAACAGCGCCGTCAGCACCGACCTGCTGACCGCCGGCCCGGTCGCGTCGGGCGGTCCGCTCAGCGTCGCGGCCAACAAGGCCAGCGCCGTGGCCGGCGTCAACGGCGAGTTCTTCGACATCGGCAACAGCAACGCCGCGCTCGGCGGCGAGATCCAGAACGGCCAGCTGCTGAAGACGGCGGACATCGGCGGCCGGCAGCACGTCGGGGTCAGTCAGGACGGAATCGCCCAGCTCGTCGACCTCGCCGTCGACTCGAACGCGAACTTCGCCGGCGCGGATCACAAGGTCCTGTCCATCAATGCCGCGAACGGCGGCGGCGTACCCGTCGACGGTCTGGTCGCCTTCACCGCGGGGTGGGGCACCTACAGCCGCAACCGCGGTTTCACCGGGGTCGACGTCAGCCGGATCGCCGAGGTCGTCGTCTCCGGTGGCAAGGTCGTCGCCGTCGCACCGACCGGGCCCGCCGGCGCGGGCGCGATCCCGCAGGACGGCTTCGCTCTCGTCGGCCGCGACGCCGCGGCGACGGCGCTGCGCGCGCTGCAGCCGGGCGACCCGGTCACGCTGACCTACGCGCCGTCGAACGACGTGACCAAGACCATGAAGTTCGCGCTCGGTAACGGCGGAACGATCGTGTCCGGCGGCAAGGTCGCCCCTGGCCTGGACACCGCGATCGCGCCGCGTACGGCGCTCGGCTTCAAGGACGGCGGCCGCACCCTCGTGCTCGCCACCTGGGACGGCCCGGGCGGTACCGGCAAGGGCGGCGTCGGCATCGACAAGGAGGCGCGCGACCTCGCCGCCCTGGGCGTGGAGACCGCGGTCAACCTCGACGGCGGTGGCTCCACCACGATGGTCGCCCGCGCGCTCGGCACGACCGAGGCAACCGTACGCAACGTTCCGTCCGACGGTCACGAGCGCAACGACCCGAACGGCGTGGGGGTGTTCGTCACACCGGGTGACGGCAAGCTCCACCAGCTCCTGGTCAAGCCGGCCGCCGGCGCGACGTCCAGCGACGGCGGCGCGAAGGTCTTCCCCGGGCTGCGTCGCACCCTGGTCGCCCAGGGGCTCGACGACCACGAGACGCCCGTCGCGGTCAAGCCGGAGTCGGTCCGCTGGCACGCCGGTGGGGCGTCGGTGAAGTCCGGCGTCCTGCAGGCACCGTCGCGCGCGTCCGGCTCGATCTCGGTCACCGCCGCGGTCGGCCGCACGGACGCCTCCGCGAAGATCGAGGTGCTCGGCAAGCTCGACAGCGTGGAGCTGTCGGCCGGTCGCCTCTCCATCGCCGACGTGACGCCCGACGCGGCGGCCACGGTGGGCGTCACCGGCCGCGACGACCAGGGCTACACCGCCCCGATCGACCCGACCGACCTCACGCTGGACTACGACCACAGCGTCGTCGACGTGCAGCCGTCCGCCGGCAAACTGAAGATCACCCCGCTGAAGGCCGCCGGCACGATCCTGACCATCTCCGTCGCCGGCAAGTCGGCGCAGCTGCCGATCACGGTGGGCGTGCAGACCGTGTCGGCGTACGACTTCAACGACGACGTGCTCGCCCGCTGGCGCAACAACAGCACCGCGGCGACCACCTTCGCCAAGGACCCGGACGGCCTGCGGATCGACTTCGCCGCGATGCGCAACGTCGGGATCGCCGCGACCTCCGTCGCCAACCGGGTGGCGGTGCCGGGCCAGCCGCTGCGCGTGCGGGTACGGATCAAGTCGAGCATCGCCGTGCCGAACGGGCTGACCTACCTGGGCTACTCCGACGCCAACGGCAAGGGCTCGGGTGTCTACGGAACGGCGCTGGTGGCCAGCGACGACTGGCAGTACGCCACGTTCACGCTGCCCGCCAACACGGCGTTCCCGATCGCGATCTCGGGCTTCCAGGGGATCAACACGAGCGTGCCCCAGCAGCGTGCGGGCACGTTCCTCCTCAACCGCATCGAGGCCGACGTCCCGTCCTCGATCGACCTTCCGGAGCAGCCGGAACTGCAGCCGGACCGGCTCGTGTCGCCCGACGGCTCGTTGGAGCGCGGCTTCGGTACCTGGACCTTCGCGTCGCTGTCGGACGTGCAGTTCACCGCGGACAACCCGAATCTGACCCAGGTCGCGACGGCCGCCCTTCAGCGGATTCGCCAGACCAACCCGGACCTGGTGATCCTCAACGGTGACATCACCGACCGCGGCCTGCCGCAGGATCTCGCGTTGGCTCGGCAGGTGCTGACCGACGCGGGGTGCGACCTGATCCCGGTCGGCCAGGAGCCGGCCGAGTACAGCACGCCGGGTCCGCGTACCGGCAAGGTGCCCTGCTACTACGTCCCGGGCAACCATGAGTCGTACGGGCTCAACAACACCCAGTCGGATCTCTCGGCGTTCAAGGCCGAGTTCGGACAGCCGTACCGGACGTTCGACCACAAGGGCACCCGGTTCATCCTGCTGGCCAGCTCCCTGGGCACGCTGCGCGGCACGGCCTGGGACCAGCTGCCGATGATGCAGAAGGCGCTCGACGACGCCAAGCGCGACCCGTCGGTACGCAACGTCGTCGTGGCCGCCCACCACCCGGTGGACGACCCGGCCGAGACGAAGGCCAGCCAGCTCGGGGACCGCGACGAGGCGGCGCTCGTCGAGAAGCTGCTCACCGACTTCCGCGACAGTTCCCGCAAGGGTGCCGTGATGTTCGGCTCCCACGCCCAGATCGCCAACGTTCACCGCGTCGACGGCGTCCCGTACGTCGTGCTGCCCTCGTCGGGCAAGGACCCGTACGGCACGCCGGATCGGGGCGGCTTCACCGGCTGGGTGAACTGGTCGGTGAACAGCCTCCGCAACGCGGAGCAGCAGTGGCTGGAGGCGGACGTGCGCGCCTTCGCCCAGTCGATCACCCTCAACGCGCCCGAGGCGCTCGAGGTCGACAAGACGGCGCAGCTCAGCGGCAGCATCGTCCAGCCCCAGGGGGTGTCCACGGGCTCGCGTGTCGTGCCGCTGCGATACCCGATGTCCGTGCACTGGAGCGGCTCGTCGAGCCTCGCGATCGGCACCGGTGCCGAAGCCGTCGCCGGTGCCCGCCGTGCCGGGAAGGTCGCGATCCTCGACCCGCAGACGCGGACGCTGACGGCGCTGCGCCGCGGTTCGGTCACGGTCACCGTGACGAACGACTCGATGCGCCAGTACACCGACAGCGCCTCGCTCGCACCGATCACCACCTCGAAGACCATCCAGGTCGGACCGCCGGCCCCGGCCGGGCCGAAGTTCTCCGCCGAGACTCCGGTCTTCACCGCGCAGCCGGTGGGCACGTTCGGTCAGGTGCGGAAGATCACGGTCACGAACGCCGGTGACCAGCCGTTGCGGATCTTCTCGACGGACATCGAGGCCGCAAGCCCGGACCTGCGCGACACGTTCGACCGTGACCGGGACATCTTCAGGATCGACCGGGACCAGTGCTCTGGCCGCTCGATCGCGCCGGGCGGCACGTGTGTCGTGTCGGTGCGCTTCACCCCGAAGCAGCCGGACGTGACGTCGACGGCGTCGCTGGCCTTCCGGACGAACACCGCCGAGCGCCGCGCCTCGGTCACGCT
- a CDS encoding MFS transporter: MRLTVFWRWWVAGTTSHLGSAIGGVALPLTALTVLDASAFEMGLITAAGYLAYLLISLPAGVIVQRVPLRGMQVALDLVRALAIASVPLAWWFDALTVAQLVAVALVVSFANVLFDVANQTFLPEIVPAAQLQSRNSLNSGTHAATQLGGPSLGGLAVQLLGAVPTLFVDAVSYLISAVLLRTLPARRVQRPAERPPMVTMIREGWHFVHRHPIIGPAMWDATATNFVCGAMLALFPYYLVRDLHASPLMVGLLLAADGLGTLIGAALTTWFTDRVGTARGLLIAAFVGVAGALIIPLGTGTVAYLAFAAGNLIFAGSTVVLSVTTRTYRMLASPPDLLSRVIATVKFVSWGAIPIGGLLGGVLAGSIGARTTLLIFGALTVLSPIIYLSTPVRRLRDLPLDTAPEPAEARV, encoded by the coding sequence ATGAGACTTACCGTCTTCTGGCGCTGGTGGGTCGCCGGCACCACCAGTCACCTCGGCTCGGCGATCGGCGGGGTGGCCCTGCCGCTGACCGCGCTGACCGTGCTGGACGCGTCGGCCTTCGAGATGGGTCTGATCACGGCGGCCGGCTATCTCGCCTACCTGTTGATCAGCCTCCCGGCGGGGGTGATCGTGCAGCGCGTACCGCTGCGCGGCATGCAGGTCGCCCTGGATCTGGTCCGCGCCCTCGCCATCGCGTCCGTCCCCCTGGCGTGGTGGTTCGACGCGCTGACGGTCGCCCAGCTGGTCGCGGTCGCCTTGGTCGTGAGCTTCGCCAACGTGCTGTTCGACGTGGCGAACCAGACCTTCCTGCCGGAGATCGTGCCGGCCGCGCAGTTGCAGTCGCGCAACAGCCTCAACTCCGGCACGCACGCCGCCACCCAGCTGGGCGGGCCGTCCCTGGGCGGGCTCGCGGTGCAGCTGCTGGGTGCGGTGCCGACGCTGTTCGTGGACGCCGTCAGCTATCTGATCTCCGCCGTGCTGCTGCGCACGCTCCCGGCGCGCCGGGTGCAGCGACCGGCCGAACGGCCACCGATGGTCACGATGATCCGCGAGGGCTGGCACTTCGTGCACCGACACCCGATCATCGGGCCGGCCATGTGGGACGCCACCGCGACGAACTTCGTCTGCGGAGCGATGCTGGCCCTCTTCCCGTACTACCTGGTACGCGACCTGCACGCGTCGCCACTCATGGTCGGGCTGCTGCTCGCCGCCGACGGCCTCGGCACGCTGATCGGCGCCGCGCTGACAACCTGGTTCACCGATCGGGTCGGCACCGCACGCGGCCTGCTCATCGCGGCCTTCGTCGGCGTGGCCGGCGCGCTCATCATCCCGCTGGGCACCGGCACCGTCGCCTACCTCGCCTTCGCCGCCGGGAACCTCATCTTCGCCGGCTCCACGGTGGTGCTCAGCGTGACCACCCGCACCTACCGGATGCTCGCCAGCCCGCCAGACCTCCTCTCGCGGGTGATCGCCACGGTCAAGTTCGTCTCCTGGGGCGCCATCCCGATCGGCGGCCTGCTCGGCGGCGTCCTGGCCGGGTCGATCGGCGCCCGTACCACTCTGCTGATCTTCGGGGCGCTCACCGTGCTGTCCCCGATCATCTATCTGTCGACTCCGGTCCGCCGGCTGCGCGACCTGCCGCTCGACACCGCCCCGGAACCCGCCGAAGCACGGGTGTGA